One window of the Salminus brasiliensis chromosome 1, fSalBra1.hap2, whole genome shotgun sequence genome contains the following:
- the exoc3l2a gene encoding exocyst complex component 3-like protein 2, with product MPILKKLPGRSKSYHGNDESNHSNVDIDLQNSQGNGELILPPSSLNPFEEAESDMGFSEVMSLRDGEALENEVNAELHGGSKVTERTKGGLPLRGTLERICSSSTVKTLGKLSKGLRITGRNLRSSTLPATPASAKEKKKKKNHRRASEEIMTLLRLAGRRKKSERRESLPVGDLTGEDDEDAHRRPSFLRSLSKLRGDSLTNRNSQESERESPEEEPPVKRREPLSVLEILQLVNQRDLLLADTHIQELERECALDPALFAQTPPTATTPTAVSPPSFSSPLRLPLVAGLCEEEPPSPWDASLRKVKDVELLYEALQREMWDVVRESLRQPCAGPQLGLVVLVIQQEEHADHVWALRQEAQANLREEDQHLSEGDDSDLREGAHSDLHEGARPSKRPRKLRLKWAEAVGEAADWSLPQPGGLAAGQMAVFLERLRGRVVEDMDAARRNVVAVYPTDFTVLQVYMQSYHRAVAKRLKIITSGPVQITDIYSLLDWIYNIYNRDVLATVRAMGSIDCSALEPLLPAEVIDRLEQECLNTVWDKVTTELSQVLEDEEKRWAQALHIEEYQSGLARSIIQRLKVDLDRSTGVSQLLGARVARCTLNGLADFLHSFQRKVEMFHETQAEFGDRGDGYVSRTIALANCVPPFRSFVERCRQCDPLGSEDSSQRAHSSLERIINQSVRVLTDQLFESIRPFFDKLLRKKWLNNTEAYESIEASIKQHFKKFRRMDCPPYQTLVNEVHRRVMVEYVRAIMRGRVICTSLKMRKRLAFRLQDEAKQLKALFKDLESTCSWLDNVIGHLADIILLEDTPSIQMEVGVLVKEFPDLRRKHVSAVLNVRGMVQQAERQEILAVVRDFETNTDMPRDHALFSEIAVATDMPCLGLVLIRFALTVSSWVSSARPHRRHTKRSANHKEDDASQHVVQVSQ from the exons ATGCCTATCCTAAAGAAGCTGCCTGGCAGGTCCAAGAGTTATCACGGCAATGACGAGAGTAACCACAGCAACGTTGACATCGACCTGCAGAATAGCCAAGGAAATGGGGAGCTCATCCTGCCCCCATCCAGTCTCAACCCCTTTGAGGAGGCGGAGTCAGACATGGGCTTCAGTGAGGTGATGTCGTTGCGAGATGGTGAGGCACTAGAGAATGAGGTGAACGCCGAGCTGCATGGAGGCTCAAAGGTCACGGAGAGGACAAAGGGTGGTCTACCCCTGAGAGGGACCTTGGAACGCATCTGCAGTTCGTCCACAGTGAAGACGCTGGGCAAACTCAGCAAGGGCCTGCGCATCACTGGGCGGAACCTGCGGAGCTCCACCCTCCCGGCCACGCCTGCTTCtgcaaaggaaaagaagaagaagaaaaatcacCGCAGAGCATCCGAGGAAATCATGACCCTACTGAG GCTGGCAGGTCGAAGGAAAAAGAGTGAGCGGAGGGAGAGTCTTCCTGTAGGAGATTTAACtggtgaggatgatgaagatgcCCACCGGCGGCCTTCGTTCCTGCGCAGCCTTAGCAAGCTCAGAGGAGACTCGTTAACGAACCGCAACTCCCAGGAGTCCGAGCGAGAGAGCCCAGAAGAGGAGCCGCCGGTTAAACGCCGAGAACCACTCTCAG TCCTAGAAATTCTGCAGCTGGTCAACCAGAGGGACCTCCTCCTAGCTGACACCCACATCcaggagctggagagagagtgtgcttTAGACCCAGCCCTTTTTGCCCAAACTCCACCCACTGCAACCACACCCACTGCCGTATCTCCTCCCtcattctcctctcctctccggCTCCCCCTGGTGGCGGGGCTGTGCGAGGAAGAGCCCCCCAGTCCGTGGGATGCGAGTCTCCGCAAGGTCAAAGACGTGGAGCTGCTGTACGAAGCACTGCAAAGGGAAATGTGGGACGTGGTGCGCGAGTCGCTACGCCAACCATGTGCCGGACCACAGCTGGGTCTTGTGGTCCTCGTCATTCAGCAGGAGGAGCATGCCGACCATGTCTGGGCACTGCGCCAGGAGGCCCAAGCCAACCTCCGTGAGGAGGACCAGCACCTCAGTGAAGGGGACGATTCCGACCTGCGCGAGGGAGCCCATTCTGACCTGCATGAGGGGGCCCGTCCTAGCAAGCGGCCCAGGAAGCTAAGGCTGAAGTGGGCGGAGGCAGTGGGCGAAGCTGCTGACTGGTCACTGCCACAGCCAGGGGGGCTGGCTGCAGGGCAGATGGCTGTGTTTTTGGAGCGTCTGAGGGGCCGTGTGGTGGAGGACATGGACGCAGCCAGGAGGAACGTGGTGGCGGTGTATCCGACGGATTTCACCGTGTTACAGGTTTACATGCAGAGTTATCACAGGGCCGTGGCCAAACGCCTGAAGATCATCACCTCTGGGCCTGTGCAGATCACTGACATCTACTCACTGCTGGATTGGATCTACAACATCTACAACAG GGACGTGTTGGCCACAGTGAGAGCGATGGGCTCTATAGATTGCTCTGCTCTGGAGCCACTGTTACCTGCTGAAGTCATTGACAGACTGGAACAGGAGTGTCTCAACACTGTCTGG GATAAGGTAACTACAGAGCTGTCTCAGGTTCTGGAAGACGAGGAGAAGAGGTGGGCTCAGGCGCTGCACATTGAGGAATACCAGTCTGGCCTTGCACGCTCAATCATACAG aggTTGAAGGTGGACCTGGACAGATCCACAGGTGTTAGCCAGCTATTGGGCGCTCGAGTAGCCAGATGCACTCTTAACGGACTGGCCGACTTCCTGCACAG TTTTCAGAGAAAAGTAGAGATGTTCCATGAGACTCAGGCAGAGTTTGGAGATCGGGGTGACGGTTACGTGTCTCGAACCATCGCCCTGGCTAACTGCGTTCCTCCATTCAG gagtttTGTGGAACGCTGTAGGCAGTGTGATCCTCTGGGTAGTGAAGACTCGTCCCAGAGAGCACACTCATCACTCGAACGCATCATCAACCAGTCTGTACGAGTTCTAACGGACCAATTGTTCGAAAGCATCAGG CCCTTCTTCGATAAGCTGCTGAGGAAGAAATGGCTGAATAACACTGAGGCCTACGAGAGCATTGAGGCCTCCATCAAACAGCACTTTAAAAAATTCCGCAGAATGGACTGCCCTCCAtatcag ACACTGGTGAATGAGGTGCACAGGCGGGTGATGGTGGAGTACGTTCGCGCCATCATGAGGGGGCGGGTCATCTGCACGTCGCTCAAAATGAGGAAGAGGCTGGCGTTCCGCCTGCAGGACGAGGCCAAACAGCTCAAAGCACTCTTCAAAGACCTG GAATCTACCTGTTCGTGGCTGGACAATGTGATTGGTCACTTGGCTGACATCATCCTCCTGGAGGACACGCCCTCCATTCAGATGGAGGTGGGAGTGCTGGTCAAAGAGTTTCCAGATTTACG GAGGAAGCACGTTTCCGCTGTGTTGAATGTGAGGGGCATGGTCCAGCAAGCTGAGCGTCAGGAGATTCTTGCTGTCGTCCGGGACTTTGAAACCAACACCGATATGCCCAGGGACCACGCTCTGTTCTCCGAGATTGCTGTGGCAACAGACATGCCCTGTCTGGGACTTGTTCTGATCCGTTTTGCACTGACAGTGTCATCGTGGGTGTCCAGCGCTCGACCCCACAGGAGACACACCAAAAGGAGCGCAAACCACAAAGAAGACGATGCCAGT